A region from the Lolium perenne isolate Kyuss_39 chromosome 4, Kyuss_2.0, whole genome shotgun sequence genome encodes:
- the LOC127296283 gene encoding uncharacterized protein gives MAATSTSLSLAVSPLPRPKPQPQFQPRHLDPKSPKPLRLSLAPALSCAAAPLAAAPDGFAIDDIVEKDWSFLNASGSQLPRALAAAALSPASRVLAVTPTASFVSALLSESPCELLVAAHESLYALGGIKEEHDQVRCFHLEGGGAGQGGGVVEAVPGRFDAFDVVFVCYFPGMGVTADALLKSLAKRCCKGARVVIFLEQGRQNLAEHRREHPDIVFSDLPSRSSLEKAASGSKYEIVEFVDESALYLALLQFQG, from the exons CCTCTACCCCGCCCAAAACCCCAACCCCAATTCCAGCCGCGGCACCTCGACCCCAAATCTCCCAAACCCCTGCGCCTCAGCCTGGCGCCCGCGCTCTCCTGCGCCGCCGCGcccctcgccgccgcccccgacggcTTCGCCATAGACGACATCGTCGAGAAGGACTGGTCCTTCCTGAACGCGTCGGGGTCGCAGCTCCCGCGCGCGCTCGCCGCGGCGGCGCTCTCGCCGGCGTCGCGGGTGCTGGCCGTGACGCCCACGGCGTCCTTCGTGAGCGCCCTCCTCTCCGAGTCCCCctgcgagctcctcgtcgccgcGCACGAGTCGCTGTACGCGCTGGGCGGGATCAAGGAGGAGCACGACCAGGTGCGGTGCTTCCATCTGGAGGGCGGGGGAGCGGGCCAGGGGGGCGGCGTGGTGGAGGCCGTGCCCGGGAGGTTCGACGCCTTCGACGTCGTCTTCGTCTGCTACTTCCCCGGGATGGGGGTCACGGCCGACGCGCTGCTCAAGTCGCTAGCCAAGAGGTGCTGCAAAG GTGCAAGAGTTGTCATCTTCTTGGAACAAGGGAGGCAGAACTTGGCGGAACACCGTAGAGAGCATCCAGACATCGTGTTCTCTGACTTGCCTAGTCGGTCTTCACTGGAGAAAGCTGCTTCAGGGAGCAAGTATGAAATAGTGGAGTTTGTCGATGAGTCGGCGCTATATCTTGCTCTTTTGCAATTCCAAGGATGA
- the LOC127296282 gene encoding uncharacterized protein — protein MTGVAAAESASGSGIWSRRRDEITFDRLQKFWNDLPPQARRELLKLDKQTLIEQARKNFYCSRCNGLLLENFKSLQQEVSDIDCLSSTGDSRITQQIESQDPSVHPWGGLATTKDGILTLIDCFIKAKSLRVLQNVFDNARSREREREMLYPDACGGGGRGWISQGMASYSRGYGTRETCALHTAHLSCNTLVNFWSALCEETRSSLLRMKEDDFIERLMYRFDSKRFCRDCRRNVIREFKELKELKRMRRESYCTSWFCVADYAFQCEVFEDAVMVDWRQSLSVKDGSYHHFEWAIGTDEGQSDVFGFENVGMKTQVHRSGIDLDQYEDYFITLRAWKLDGRYTELCVKAHALKGQSCVHHRLVVGDGFVAITKGEGIRSLFEHAEEAEEEDEDDAMERDENDLDGDGSHPQKHAKSPELAREFLLDAAAVIFKEQVEKAFREGAAQQNAQSVFVSLALKLLEDRVHVACKEIITLEKQNKLLEEEEKEKLEEQERRMRRRMKEREKKNRRKERLKEKERDKGKKLVEFKTSDDISSSTLRNSSTCTNNDSGNAFGSKDSASEEEDNSAVVDLCHSDTESSCIEINGQDNVDCYDTVTKCLPINSSEPFTSEQSKPSRRNLRLRKDIPQDQSSCWHDNARDESGNVGNLQWQSMERTRNGAGSCNSLFSTNNRTRDRQDYSSCSYDHQERAGDSYFSPTARSGREMKIARKTGVDKPLVQYRRVGSTQERDAIPKKVWERMDTRMKTCLHETNNMSGSVDDVDSPKPVQSDISGCEKLDKGPEPRGQVSEMSRDVCKSETDQLHEHSEENQSACCDGTPMMNKQNCYSTNNEGSRVDEELMTNSASSDGSSSCMSEADRESSSSSMTSLSTHNPEPSSSDSEESSERINSIAEAPSTKTVSRSLLETCAGNGFREYHPKAKCPPHNERFGFNVSPFQDQLLRHQNMHAPAYSPTTVGPHGHSCAAPTNGYFQYGQPPSFISSPLRFGVPGNQSADFPVQYNNVHHYPAPPYSCIHPEQIRKTPASFRVMPPPPPPPYQHRTGPISGHPGGDLNPDMHSSMLKPMGLKDAAEDGNKLHDRSASFSLFQFNLPIAPQAPPSSKDVNSGEHLARTPFAPVQAQPCSRAQADMKEYNLFSTDQRVYFPLSR, from the exons ATGACGGGGGTTGCGGCGGCGGAGTCGGCGTCGGGATCGGGGATCTGGTCGCGCCGGCGGGACGAGATCACGTTCGATCGCCTCCAGAAG TTCTGGAATGACCTGCCACCTCAAGCACGACGGGAGCTCCTCAAATTGGATAAGCAAACGCTCATTGAGCAAGCACGCAAGAATTTCTACTGTTCAAGGTGCAATGGGTTGCTTCTCGAAAATTTCAAGTCGCTGCAGCAAGAAGTTTCAGATATTGATTGCCTGAGCTCAACTGGTGATTCAAGGATTACGCAACAAATTGAGTCTCAGGATCCATCTGTTCATCCTTGGGGAGGCCTTGCAACAACAAAGGATGGCATCCTTACGCTTATTGACTGTTTTATAAAAGCCAAGTCGCTACGGGTGCTCCAGAAT GTGTTTGACAATGCACGATCAAGAGAAAGGGAACGGGAAATGCTTTATCCTGATGCATGTGGTGGGGGAGGCAGAGGATGGATTAGCCAAGGGATGGCTAGCTATAGCAGAGGTTATGGAACTAGAGAAACATGTGCTCTGCATACTGCCCACCTTTCATGTAATACGCTGGTGAATTTCTGGTCTGCATTATGCGAAGAAACAAGATCTTCTCTTCTGCGTATGAAGGAGGATGATTTCATTGAAAGATTAATGTATAG GTTTGACAGCAAGAGATTTTGCCGAGATTGCCGAAGGAATGTTATCCGTGAATTCAAGGAGCTAAAGGAACTGAAACGCATGCGAAGGGAATCTTACTGCACAAGTTGGTTCTGTGTTGCAGATTATGCCTTTCAATGCGAG GTGTTTGAGGATGCCGTCATGGTTGATTGGCGCCAATCTTTATCAGTGAAAGATGGATCTTATCATCACTTTGAATGGGCTATTGGGACAGATGAAGGACAATCTGATGTCTTTGGCTTTGAAAATGTTGGGATGAAGACCCAAGTTCACAGAAGCGGGATTGATCTTGACCAATATGAAGATTATTTCATAACTTTGAGAGCTTGGAAGCTTGATGGGCGCTATACAGAGTTGTGTGTAAAAGCACATGCATTGAAGGGCCAATCTTGTGTGCATCACAGGCTGGTGGTAGGGGATGGCTTTGTGGCGATTACAAAGGGTGAAGGTATAAGAAGTTTATTTGAGCATGCTgaagaggccgaggaagaggaT GAAGATGATGCCATGGAAAGGGATGAAAATGATCTTGACGGTGATGGCTCTCATCCACAAAAGCATGCCAAAAGTCCTGAGCTGGCAAGAGAATTTCTTCTGGACGCTGCTGCAGTCATATTCAAAGAACAG GTTGAGAAGGCCTTTAGAGAAGGTGCAGCCCAACAAAATGCGCAAAGTGTTTTTGTGTCTCTTGCACTAAAACTCCTGGAGGACCGAGTCCATGTAGCATGCAAAGAAATTATTACGTTGGAAAAACAG AACAAGCTTCTTGAGGAAGAGGAGAAAGAAAAACTCGAAGAACAAGAGCGCAGGATGAGGAGAAGAATGAAAGAGAGAGAAAAGAAGAACAGGAGAAAAGAGAGGCTGAAAGAAAAGGAAAGGGATAAGGGGAAAAAGCTAGTTGAATTCAAAACCTCAGACGATATTTCATCGTCAACTCTAAGAAACTCCTCAACATGTACTAACAATGATTCGGGGAATGCTTTTGGCTCCAAAGATTCAGCTAGTGAAGAGGAAGATAATTCAGCAGTAGTTGATCTGTGCCACTCTGATACTGAATCTTCATGCATAGAAATTAATGGACAGGATAATGTAGACTGCTACGATACAGTGACAAAATGTCTTCCAATTAATAGCAGTGAACCTTTCACATCCGAGCAATCAAAACCATCAAGACGAAATCTGAGGTTGAGAAAGGACATTCCTCAAGACCAGTCCTCATGTTGGCATGATAATGCAAGAGATGAATCTGGAAATGTTGGCAATTTGCAGTGGCAATCAATGGAAAGAACGAGAAATGGTGCTGGGAGCTGTAACTCACTGTTTAGTACAAATAACAGAACAAGAGATCGGCAAGACTATAGTTCTTGCAGCTATGACCATCAGGAGAGAGCTGGGGACAGCTATTTTTCTCCAACAGCTAGATCAGGTCGGGAGATGAAGATAGCAAGGAAAACAGGAGTTGATAAGCCTTTGGTTCAGTACCGTCGTGTTGGTAGTACACAAGAGAGAGATGCAATTCCGAAGAAAGTATGGGAGCGAATGGATACCCGAATGAAGACTTGCTTACACGAAACAAATAATATGTCAGgatcagttgatgatgtcgactCACCCAAACCAGTGCAATCTGATATCAGTGGATGTGAAAAGCTTGACAAAGGACCTGAACCACGGGGTCAGGTTTCTGAAATGTCCAGGGATGTTTGTAAATCAGAAACAGACCAGTTACATGAACACTCTGAGGAAAATCAATCTGCTTGTTGTGATGGAACTCCTATGATGAATAAGCAAAATTGTTACTCCacaaacaatgaaggttctagggTGGATGAAGAGCTGATGACAAACTCTGCCAGTTCTGATGGTTCATCTTCTTGTATGAGCGAGGCAGATAGAGAAAGCAGTTCAAGCAGTATGACCTCTTTGAGCACTCATAATCCAGAACCATCATCATCGGACTCAGAGGAATCATCTGAGAGAATCAACAGCATTGCAGAAGCTCCATCAACAAAAACTGTTTCACGTTCTTTACTTGAGACATGTGCGGGAAATGGTTTCAGagaataccatccaaaagccaaaTGCCCGCCTCACAACGAGAGATTTGGATTCAATGTATCCCCCTTCCAGGATCAGCTACTGCGTCACCAGAACATGCATGCACCTGCCTATTCGCCAACCACAGTTGGCCCTCACGGTCATTCTTGTGCTGCTCCAACAAATGGATACTTCCAGTATGGTCAGCCTCCCAGTTTCATTTCCAGCCCACTCAGGTTCGGAGTACCTGGGAACCAATCTGCAGATTTCCCGGTGCAGTATAACAATGTTCATCATTATCCAGCTCCTCCTTATAGTTGTATTCACCCAGAGCAAATTCGCAAGACGCCAGCAAGCTTCAGAGTcatgcctccacctccacctccgccttACCAACATCGGACAGGGCCGATCAGTGGTCACCCTGGTGGAGACCTGAATCCAGATATGCATAGTTCCATGCTGAAGCCGATGGGCCTGAAGGATGCTGCAGAAGATGGTAACAAATTGCATGACCGAAGCGCATCCTTCTCGTTATTCCAGTTCAACCTGCCTATAGCTCCACAAGCACCACCATCTTCCAAAGATGTTAACAGTGGAGAGCACCTAGCAAGAACGCCATTTGCTCCGGTTCAAGCCCAGCCTTGCTCTAGAGCGCAGGCAGATATGAAGGAGTACAATCTGTTCTCCACTGATCAAAGGGTCTATTTTCCTTTATCCAGATAA